From a single Pelodiscus sinensis isolate JC-2024 chromosome 4, ASM4963464v1, whole genome shotgun sequence genomic region:
- the TSSC4 gene encoding U5 small nuclear ribonucleoprotein TSSC4, with product MGDEGAGEPFMGIVTGGDKDYEGTLPSDTVSLSDSDSEDFGLADEAEVDTVSPEKPPSLDDVGYGSDEILESSNNLKSPVQPFHLKGMSSTFSRRSQSIFDGLEGAAKLAVPSMSEDNIIDGRFKRPLPPPTLSSKMVAESLGRQSKPPPASKSSPAVPDYMAHPERWTKYSLEGVSESSDKTNRMAAMEFLEGLKKKGEEQSSATEDSYTPYFNQDPSSYGAGRIIFTKPTKTGMHGSDKRSPEEDGKKLMNTMQSLNQKSPKKTSYLSEEDKIELGHLDCEGKKMMEEEECLKLENSGTKRQHETVSTHTGEDDLVETVGFHGSKKRSRKHFRLKADHEEAEES from the coding sequence ATGGGAGATGAAGGTGCTGGTGAGCCCTTTATGGGTATAGTGACTGGTGGGGACAAAGATTATGAGGGCACTCTACCTTCTGACACAGTTTCACTCAGTGATTCAGACTCTGAAGACTTTGGCTTAGCAGATGAAGCGGAAGTCGATACAGTTTCTCCAGAAAAACCACCATCCTTGGATGATGTAGGTTATGGCTCAGATGAGATCCTTGAGTCTTCAAACAATCTTAAGTCTCCTGTCCAGCCATTCCATCTGAAAGGCATGAGCTCTACGTTCTCGCGGCGAAGCCAGAGCATATTTGATGGCCTGGAAGGGGCAGCCAAATTAGCAGTGCCCTCAATGAGTGAAGATAACATTATTGATGGGAGGTTTAAGCGTCCTCTGCCTCCACCCACTCTTTCAAGCAAGATGGTTGCAGAGAGCCTTGGAAGGCAAAGCAAGCCACCCCCAGCTTCCAAAAGCAGTCCAGCAGTCCCTGACTACATGGCACATCCAGAACGTTGGACCAAGTACAGTCTGGAGGGAGTTTCAGAGTCTAGTGATAAGACCAACAGGATGGCTGCTATGGAGTTCCTAGAGGGTttgaagaagaaaggagaagaaCAAAGCTCAGCTACTGAAGACAGCTACACTCCATATTTCAACCAGGACCCTTCCAGCTATGGTGCTGGAAGGATAATCTTTACCAAACCCACAAAAACAGGCATGCATGGTTCAGACAAAAGATCACCAGAGGAGGATGGTAAGAAGCTTATGAACACAATGCAAAGTCTGAATCAGAAATCTCCCAAGAAGACCAGTTACCTGAGTGAGGAGGATAAAATTGAGCTGGGCCATTTAGACTGTGAAGGGAAGAAGAtgatggaggaagaggagtgCCTGAAGTTGGAGAATTCGGGTACAAAAAGACAACATGAAACAGTTTCTACTCACACAGGTGAAGATGATTTGGTGGAAACTGTAGGGTTTCATGGGAGTAAGAAAAGGAGTAGGAAGCATTTCCGTCTcaaagcagaccatgaagagGCTGAAGAGTCTTGA